The Armatimonadota bacterium genome includes the window GACAACCTGCCCGAGCCGTTCAACTACCTCGGTATGCACGTCAGCTCCGAGTTGGCGCTCCATCGGCTCACCGGCAAGGCGTTCTACATGGATCACGCCCGCAGAATGGCCAACCTGTTCAAGAACAGGCTGAACCTGGTAGATGATAGATACGTCTGGTACTACTGGTACGAGCCGCTCAACACCGGCTATTCGCGGGAGGATGATGTCTCGGATAACTACCCGGTCATGCCGCCGAAGCCGTCGATCGAGGACGTCTCGCATGCCACGCTGAGCATCCAGTTGGTGCTGAATGCGCGTCGTGCAGGGGTCGTGTTCGACAAGACGGACGTGCGGCGTGTGGCGAATACCTTCCTGAAGAACGTCTACGTTCCTGGCGAGGCCAGGTTCAATGGGCGGGTAGATGGCAGTCGGACCAGCGAGAAGTTCGAGATGGCGGCGGTGACAGGCTGGCTGCCCCTCGCGGAAGCTGATCCGGCGGTGTATGAAGCGTGCAGGGCAGTCTATATCGCCCGTGACAAGGACAGCTTCCCGGCGCTCGCCCGCCTGCTCAAGTGGGAGAAGCTTCTGTCGCAACGTTCAGCCAGGTGACGCTCGCAATGAAGGATGGTTGGTCGCCCCGGGCGAACAAGTGACTTGAGATTGTGCGGTGAACCGGCCGCAGGAGGTTTTACAGTAATGCGTAGTTGTCGCAATCTGCCGGCAGTGTTATTGACCGGCGCTCTGGTCTGCCTCGCCCTCAGTGCGGCGGGCGCGGCGGACATCCCCGATTTCACGTTCATCCACGCTTCTGACGTTCACGCACCGATGACGATCAGCCAGGAAGTCTGCGCGGCGATGGCCAAACAGGGGCCGATCGAGATCAAGCCCGGGATCATGACCGAGGCTCCGTCGTTTGTCGTCGTCAGCGGCGATCTGACTGAGTTCGGCGGTGGAGGTGGCGTGTGGGACACGTATCTGTCCTACTGGAAGGACTTCACCGTTCCCGTGTATCACACGCTTGGCAACCACGACGGCCCATGGTGGTGCATCAGAGGCAAGCTCCACGAACTCTACGGAGGCACCAGTTGGTCCTTCGACAAGTTCGGGTGCCATTTCATCGGCCTCGACAACTGCTCGCCCCAGGACCCGAGGGCCTCGATCAGCCGCGACCAGCTCACATGGTTGAGAGCCGACCTCAAGAAGGTCGACGACGTCACTCCCGTCTTCGTGATCATGCATCACATGCTGAACGACGACTACTTCGGCAGTCCCTACGCGACCGCCCAGCTTCTGGATCTTCTCCGTCCGCATAATCTGGTCATGTTCCTCGGCGGACACGGCCACAATGCGAAGCTCCTGAACTTCTTCGGGGTGGATGGCACGGACGGCGGTGCGGTCTGCGGGCCTTTGCCCAGAGTCAAGGCGGGGTACAGCATCGTCTCCGTAAAAGATGGGATCGTGCGTATCGGTTTCAGGGAACACGGCAAAGACGGCTTTGACAAGGTCTACGTCGAGAAACCGCTTCCCACCAAGGCGAACTACCCCACGATCGAGATCCTGAACGTCAAAGAGGACCAGTCGCTCGACCCGTCCGGCTCGTTCTTCGTTAAGGCGAGGATCTCGGGGAGCGATCAGCTCTTCAAGCAGGCGAGCCTCAGTGTTGACAGGAAGTCCTTTGCCGAGGATGAGAAAGGCGAAGATCCGCTGGTGCTGACGACGGAGGGTGTCTACGTCGGTCAGCTCTATTACCAGGACCTTCCTCCCGGCGCGCACAGTCTGCGGGTCAGGTTCATCGATGATACCGGCAAGAAGTACTACAAGAGCGTCCGCTTCAACCTCGATCCGTCAGGGAGCAGACTGGTGTGGCGCTCGTTTATCGAGGGCTCGTGCAGAGCCGCACCCGCTGTCACCAGGGACGCAGTCTACGTCGGCGGCACGGATCGTAAGCTCTACGCGTTCGACAGGGCGACCGGGAAGCAGAAGTGGACGTTTCCCACCAAGGGCGACACGGCGACGACTCCGGTGGTTGTCGGCGACACGATCTACCTGGGCTGCGGTGACGGCAAGCTCTACGCGCTCGATCTGAAAGGCAAGGAGAAGTGGAGCTTCCAGGCCAGGGAGGCCATCTACAGTTCGCCCGTATACGCCGACGGTCTGATCCTCTTCGGCTGCAACGACTCCGACTTCTACGCTGTAGATGCGAAGACAGGTAGTCAGAAGTGGGTTCTCACCGAACCGGGCTATACCATCGAGGTGCGGCCGTTCGTCTACGACGGCGTAGTCTATTTCGGTGCCTGGGATACCTTTGTCTACGCGGTGGACGTGCAGACCGGTCAACTGAAGTGGCAGAAACCCGGCTACGCCTGCACGCAGAGAACCGCGGCCGTGAGGTACTACAGTCCAGCGGACAACGGCCCTGTAGTCGCAGGCGGGAAGGTGTTCATCGCCGACCGTGACTCGAAGCTCGGGATCATGGATGCCGTTACCGGCGAGATGCTGGGGAACGCGTCCGGTCCCGTTGCCGTGGGGATCGCCGAGGACGCCAAGGCGGTCTACGTCCGCAAGGCCAACGCCGTCGGTAAGCTCGACCTCGACGGCAAGGAAATATGGAGCGTCGAGGCGGCCGCCGATTCCGTGCCGGCGTCTCCGGTCGAGAAGGACGGCGTCGTGTACGTCGTTTCGCGGCTCGGGCTCGTTCAGGCGCTCGATGCTAAGGATGGTAACCTTCTGTGGATGTATCAGGCCACCCCGCTGCTCTACGTCTTGGACCAGGTGACGGTCGTGGATGGCGTCGTTTATGTAAGCGGCATGGACGGCAGCGTCACGGCAATCAAGGCCAAATAATCACTCGTCCTATGGGTCCCATGATTCACATGGGACCCGTGGGACCCACGCGACCCATGACCCACCAAACCCACGCACTTGGAATCGAGATCGGCGGCAGTGCACTCCGCATGGGGGTGATTGATCGGGAGGGCAGTGTCGGACACTCCAAGCGCACGTCATCGAGCCACCTTCGCGACCAGTCGTGCGCAATGACACAACTTCTTTGCGAGGTCGAACGGTTTCTGACCGAGGCTGAGGTGCAAGTGATCGACCTTGCGGGCATCGGGATCGCCGCCGCCGGGCTGGTAGACAACGAGAGGCGTGCGATGGTGTCGGCGTCGAATCTGGGCTGGCGGGATTTGGAGATAGGGTCTCCGGTCGAGGAACACACTGGCGTCCGAACGGTCGTCGACAAGGACACGAACATGGCGGCGCTGGGCGAGCTTATGGTGGGCGCCGGACGAGGGTTCGACTCGTTCATCTACGCCGCCATCGGCACCGGGGTCGGTGGCAGCGTGATCTACGGCGGGCAGCTCGTTCGAGGCATCGGAAACAGGGCAGGAGAGTTCGGCCATCTGATCGCCGGTAGCGAGGAGATCTGCGGATGTGGGGCACGTGGTTGTCTAGAGACTCTCGCAGGTGGAGCATGGCTCGCGCGTCGCGCAAGGGAGGCCATTGCGGACGGCTCAAGGTCGATAATCGCTGAGCTTGCCGGGAACAGCGTCGATGAGATAACCGCTCGGACGGTCGTCGAGGCCGCGAAACAGGGTGATGGACTCGCTGTGTCGGTGCTCGCCACCGCCGCCGACGCGTTAGGCGCGGCGCTGATCAACACGATCAGAATGATCTATCCGGAAGCCGTGATCATCGGCGGCACTGTCGGTTCGGTGCGCAGATTCGTGTTCGAGCCTGTGAAGGCATTCGTCGAGTCGAACAGCGTGCTTCCCGGCACCAACCTTCCGCCGGTGCACGTGCTCCCCGCGGGTCTTGGTGACTCGGCGGCAATCATCGGGGCGGCGCTGTCGGTCTTCTGACGGCTGCTGCGCGCAGAGGGTGTGTCAGCGGTTCCCTGCGCGGAAGGACTCCTTCTCCAGTGCTCTCATCTGCTCGACTTTGGCGGCGGATCCTCCGCCCTGGAACTCCGACTCACACCACGCGTCGACTATCTTCTTCGCCAGCTCATGGCCGATCACCCGCTCTCCCATCGTCAGGATCTGGGCGTTGTTACTCTTGACCAGGCGCTCGGCTGAGAAGACGTCGTGGCAGACTCCCGCATAGACCCCTTCGACCTTGTTGGCGACCATCGCCATTCCGAGACCGGTCCCGCAGATGAGGATTCCGCGATCGTATTCGCCGCGCTGGATCTTGAGCGCAAGGTTGTAGCCTATCTCGGGGTAGAAGGCGCCCTCGTTCGCCGCCAGGTAGTCCAGGTCGGTGACATCGAAGCCCTTCGTCCTCAGGTGACCGAGAACGGTCGCTTTGAGACTTACCGCTGCGTCGTCACAGTCTATCGCAATCTTCATCCTGTGCATTCCTCCAGAATCCATTCGGGCCGAACAACGATCCTACGCTCTCATCCCATACGCCCATCTCGAGCGCAAGGTCGAGCACCGTGTAGCGCTGTCTGAGGAGTTGAGCGGGCCTGAACGAGTCGTGCAAGCGAGTGTAGCCGATCCCGATCTCGGTTGGGAGTGACGCTGCGCCGGCCCGGCTGATCATGTCTTGGATCGCTCCCGCGCCGAGCAGCTGCCCCCGCAGTCTCACCCGGAGGTCCTCCCACATCGAGTGCAAACGCTTCAACCTGGCGGACAGCGCATCGGCATTGATGTACTTGCCCTTGCACTGAGCCGTAGCCTGCTCGGCGAGCTGAGGGTCTCGGAAGTGCTCCGCGACCTGAGCCTCTACATCACTCCACGTCGGCCATCGCCTGCTGATCAAGTCGGCATCGTATCGTATATCGTCAGCGTTCAGGCTGAGAATGTACTCGTAGAGCGCCTCGGAGCATATCGAGCCGATACCGACCTTGATCCCGTGCGAAGGCGCGATGCCGTTGTAGACGTGGTGCTCGTTGTCCCACAGATGGCTGAACAAGTGGTCCGCCCCGGACGCCGGTCGGGACGACTGCGCGACCTGCATCGCCAGACCGCTCATGGTGAGCCCCTCCATCAGCATGATCAGGGCATCGCGATCCTTGTTTCTGATTCCCTCAGGGTTGTCCACCCACTTGCGCAGATTCGGCTGGACGAGCGACCAGGCCGCCTCATGTATCGGTTCGATGCCGAGCGCATCCGCTAACATCCAGTCTGCGCCGGCCGGGATTTTGGCGATGAGATCCGCGTAGCCTGAGGCATTCATCCCCTCGGGTGCGTTCTCGAGGACACCGATATCGGCTATCAGCGCGACAGGGGCAGGGCAGAAGATAGTCTGCTTGTAGTTGTCCTTCGCGATAGACGCGCCGAAGGCCGTATAGCCGTCCATCGACGCGGCCGTGGCGACCACCATATACGGCTTGCCGCACTGATGCGAGGCAAGCTTCACGAGATCGTTGATCGTTCCGGAGCCGACCGCGACGGGGATTGCGTCGGTCCCGCTCAGAAACTCCGTCAGCATCTCGACGAACCGGTATTCTGCGTGCAGGTCGTCATCCTCGATCACGAGCAGCTCGCGCGTCCGGAAACCGCCGGCTGCGAAGGCATCGACTACCGCCTGGCCGGCGGCCCGATACGTGTTTCTATCGGCAATGACGACCGATGGCCGGCTGCCGAGGCACTCCGCAAAACAGGCGGGCGTCTGCGCCAGAGCATCTGGGCCGATGATCACTCTCTTGGTAGTGCTGACGCCCTTGATCGCCTCATGAAGCCTCTGTTCAGTCTCCTTCATCTGCCCGCACATGGCATCAGTATAGCATATCCTCTCTGCGAACGGAGGTTCTGTGTGTCACCAAGGTTATGCGCCGACAACTGTGGAAAACTACCGCATGACTCGCGCGAACCCGCAGCCTGAACGCGATGGCCGCGCTAACGACAACGCCTTGAGTGCGTACTACTTCTTCTCCCTGGCAGCGCTAGGGTTTGTCGTGGGCTTCATGCCGCTATACCTGAGAGCGCGGGGCATCACGCTCAGCCAATACGGAATCCTGAGCGCGCTCTACGCGATCGCCGGAGCCGCAACGCAGATTCCGCTCGGGGTGCTGTCCGACCGACTGCGCCGGCGCAGGCCGCTTGTGGTGCTGGGTACGGCGGCCCTGGGCGGATCGTATCTTCTCTACGGGATGGCGACGACGTTCGCGGAGTTCTGCGCGCTCTACACACTTTCGGGGGTTGTGTTCTTTGCTGTCTCGACTCTCACCAGCGCGCTGATCCACGACTGGACGGCGGGCACAGGCGGCACCGCGGCGATGTACGGGCGGACGAGGATTTGGGGTTCGATAGGGTTCATCGCCTCGCTGCTCGTCGTGAGCGCTGTGCCGAGCCTTGTGTCAGGGAAGAACCTGTTGCCGTTTATCGCGGGGCTGTTCCTTGCCAGCGGGGTTACTATCCTCTTTACGGTGGAGTCGGACACCTCGACGCCGAGGGAACATGCGCGCCTGACAGGCATCCGACGGTTGCTCGGCAACCGAAATCTGGTTCTGTTCCTCGCCGCGTTTCTCCTCTATAGGACGGCCGAGTCGAGCACTATGAGTTACCTCAGCCTCTACCTGCAATTGCTCGGCGGATCGAAGTCACTGATCGCGCTGGCGCTGGTGGTCAACGCGGTCGTCGAGATTCCCTTCATGATATGGGTCGGTCGCGCGTCCGACAGGATCGGACGCCGTCCGCCGCTCGTGATAGCCTTCCTCACGCTTCCCCTGAGGCTCTTTCTGTACTCGCAGCTTCGGACCCCCTACGATGTATTCCTGGTCCAGATGTTCCACGGTCTCACGTTCAGCTTCATGCTGGTCTCCTCGATGGCGTTCGTCGCCGATTCGTCAGCAGGGGACAGGGCGACCGGCCAGGGGTTGCTGACGATGGTGATGGCGACCTCGATGGCCGTCGGGCCGTTCGTCGGGGGGTTCGTGGCGGACCGCACATCGCTGGCCGCTATGTACGGCCTGTTCGCGATAGTCGCGCTGGTCGGCGGGTTGATCTTCGTCACGTTTGTGAGAGAGTCGCATCCCGATTTGGCCGCCAACAAGTCCCGGATCCTGTTGACATCCGGGTCTTTGCCCGCCCGCATGATATGCCGGACACTCCGGGCTCCGATCGTGATGATCGTCGGCAAGGACTAGCAGCCCCTGGATAGGTCCAGTAGCCTGGCCCGGTGTGTAGGGGCTTTGATCTCGCATATACCAACCTTTCGTCTGCTAGCGGCTCTTCGATGATGGCTTGTCCCAGGCGGTCATGACCCGGGTGACGTCGCGCCGGGCCTCTATGCCGTTCTCGTAGGTGACGACCATCCACGTCTGACGCCTGCCGATCTTGGAGGGGATGCCGCGCATCGGGGGTGATTTGATCGGGGTGACGGTGGTGACGAGAGCCTTTGTCACGACGGTCAACGGTGGCTTGGGCATGCTGACGAGCAACCTGTCGCCCACGGTCAGCCGCTCGATGTCAAGGGCCGGATTCAGCCTCTCGAGTTCAGCCAGAGATGTCCGGTATTGAGCAACGAGCTTGTATGCGCGGTCGCCCGGTTCTACGGTGTGATAGACCGGCCTACCATGTGGCTTGCTCAGGTAGTCGGCGGCCTCCTCCGATGTCGCCAGAATCCTGTCGACGTCCAGGTAGCACCTGTCCAGCGCGACGACTTCCATGAACTTCGGCTGCGCATACAGGTTCCTTATGTTCTGTGAGTGTTTCTTGAGCAGCAAGTCAAGCGCGCGCTGCGCCTCGTCGCGCTTCTGAAGGGCCGCAACCGGTTCGCCGTCCACTAGAATCGCATAGGCATGGGCTTTCAACGTTAGAATCCTGTCGAGAATCGCGGCGGCGTCTTGCGTCAAAGAGACTCCTGCATCCCTGGAAGCGCGCTTCAGAACGATATGCTGTTCGAATGACGGCGATGTGACGGTCTTTCCGGATAGCTTGCGGGCTAAAGTGACGTCCAGTACCGACCGAGCCGCGCGGACCGATTCGAGCGTGACGACGGGCTTTGCGTCTACAACTACACTGCATGGGGCATTAATGATGTGGTCGTACGCCGCCCATCCGACCAGGAGGGCGATGATGAACAGAAACACGCTCCGTTCCAGCAGGCGGTTGCGCTCATGCCGTTGGACGTTCTGCTCCTGCATCTGCACGCTCCGGGCGACGCGAGATCAACGGTATCTCAGCAATTCGCTCACGGTAACGGGCTGGTATCCGCGGGACTTCAACTCTGCCAGCAAGCCGTCGAGGGCGTCGGCAGTCGGCTGGCTTCCACAGTGCATCAGTATGATTGATCCGTTGCGGACGCGATCCAGCACTCGCTCGGTTATCTGCTCGGACGTGATTCCGCGCTTGAAGGCATCCCATGAATCTACGTCCCAGTAGATCGAGCTGTAGCCTTCCCCGCCAACCAGGCCGAGGACGCGCTTGTCGCGCGCGCCACTCGGTGCCCGGAAGAGGGGTTTGGTGCTCCGGCCGATCAAGCGCAGTGACAGCTCCTCTGTCCTGCTCAACTGCTTCACGATCTCGGTGTCCGAGATCCGAGTGAAGTCTGGGTGGGAGTAGGAGTGGTTGCCTATCTCATGTCCCTGATCGGCGATGCGCCTCGCCAGAGCCGGGTTCTGCTCAATCCACCTGCCGGTGAGGAAGAAGGTGCATCGGACACCGTGTTTCGTCAGCGCCCGGAGTATCTTCTCAACCGGGGCGCTGGCCGCCCCTGCATCAAGGGTGATGGCGATTCTCGGACTGTCGGCGCTGCCTCTGGAAACCTCACCCGCCGAAGCCAGCGGCGCGGAATGCGTGTGTTTCGTGGAGGCATCTGGCCCTGCCATCTGGTGCGAAGGCTCCTTCTGCATCTGCCCTTCTTCCTTCGACGCCTCGCCCTGAGAGGTCGGCGGCTGGTCCTCGGAGTAGCGTTTGGTGGTCGCCGATTCAGGTCTCGGCGCCCGGGTGGGTTTTCGAGAGTCGTCGTCCGGTTGCCGGTGAGGCTGAACTGCGGGTGGCTGAGATTGGCCGCGGTATCCGCTACTCCCGGGTAGACACCCCTGGTTGGCCGTGAGCACGAATACTGCGCCCACGACCAGCCCGACAATCGCGAGTGCTGACAGGCCGTTCATTGCCCTCGCGACGAGGCTTCTTCCTGCGGATCTTCGGGGAGACATCTCTAGCTCTTTTCACCTGCGCCGTTCCCGGCAAGCGCTTTGTCGCCGCTGAGCCGGGTCTTAAGTATCTCCACTGCCTTGTTAAGCTGCGAATCTACATCGTTCTTGATGTCATCGTCCGAAGGCTCCACGACGACATCGGGGTGAATCTTGAGTTTGTCAACGTCTCGGAGGCTCGGTGTGAAGTATTTCGCGGTAGTGATAACCACCGCGCAGCCATCGGGAAGGCTCATTATCGTCTGCACCTTTCCCTTGCCGAAGCTGTCCGTACCGACGAGAGTCCCCGCCTTGTGGTCCTGTATCGCCCCCGCGATGATCTCCGAAGCGCTCGCGCTCGAGCCGTCAATAAGCACTACTAAGGGATACAGCCTGTGATTCTGCTGCTGGGACTGTACGCCGTATCTGCTCTGTCGCCCACCCTTGTCCTGAATCACAACAATGTCGCCCTTGTCAATGAGGCGACTCCCGATTTCGATGGCGACATCGAGGAGTCCGCCCGGGTTGCCTCGCAGATCGAGAATCAGTCCGCGCATTCCCTTGCTCTCCAGGTCCGTCAGTGCCTTGTCGAAAAGCAGGTCGCTCTTCTCGTTGAACTGGCTGAGCTGAATGTAGCCGATCTTGCTCGATTCGTCCTCGACCCGCCACTCGACTATCGGCGAGGTTATCACCTTTCGGACGATCGTAACCTCGAAGGTGTCCGCAGCGTCAATGCGTTTAATCGTCAGTGTTACCGAAGTCCCGCGAGGCCCGCGGATCATCTTGACGACGTCTTCGAGTTCCAAGCCCTGTGTGGGCTTGCCGTCTACCTTGATTATGACGTCACCCTTCCTGATGCCGGCCGCCTTCGCGGGGCTGTCCTCCAGGGGCTGGGCGATCCGGACCTGGCTCTCCTTCATTTCCAGTTTGGCCCCGATTCCCTCGAAGTCGCCCCGGTTATCCTCCTGCATCTGCTTGTTCTGGTCAGGATCAAGGAAGCGCGTATAGCGGTCTCCGAGCGCGCCCAGCATTCCGCTGATGGCGGCGTAGCAGAGTTCGTCGGACTTCTTCCTGCCGTCGCCGTAGTAGTTTGCCTCCACATAGGAGAAAACATCCCAGAAAGTCTGGACGGGGGGCAGATCGGCGCTCGATTCAGTGAGTTCGCTGCCGATTGCGGTCTGAAGCCGGGAAGGGAGTGCGCTCAGGCTGCCGATCAGCGTGCCCGCATCGCGAGAGGCGGAAACATCCTGGTAGGCGAAGCCGCTTATGAACGAGAAGGCTATGAGCAGAACCATCGCGGTCAGATGTAATCTCTTCATCGGTCTTATGCCCTCCCTCTGCTCAGCTTCGATTCGACCAGCCTACGCGCTTCATTGAGTTGCGCATCGGAGCCGCTGTCGCCGGGGCGGACCTCCTTGTCGGGCTTCAGCCCTACTCCGGTAAAATCAACGCCTTTCGGAGTCAGCATCTTGCCCGTGGTGACCAGGGCTGCAGATTTGTCTCTCAGGACCAGCGGCGTCTGGACGAGCCCATCGCCGAATGTCTGGGTGCCGACGAGCGTAGCCGATCTTGATTCTCTGAGGGTGCCGGCGACCAACTCCGCCACGCTAGCGGTGCCGCCGTTTACGAGAATCGCGACCGGCATCGAGAACGCTTTGGTGGGTGTGACGCGGATGGGACGGCGGCCGTTCTGCTCACGGATTATCGCGACCGTGCCTCCGCCGGTGAACTGCGCGGCTATGCTTGTGGCCACGTCGAGCAGGCCGCCCGGGCAGTTGCGTAGATCGAGGACCAGCGCTTTGGCGCCCTCGCTACGAACCTTGGCGACTTCGGCGGCGAACTTGCTCGCTGCCTGCTGATTGAACTGTGCGATCCGGAGGTAGCCGACGTTCTTGGTCAGCATGCTCGAGGTGACCGGGTCCACCCTGGTCTCGTGGAACAGCAGCTTCACTTCGATTGGGTCCTTGACTCCCGTGCGTTCTACTGTGAGGGTGGTCTCGCCCGACGTCTTGGTCGTCAGTTCCTCCAAGGCGTCCGTGATGCTGAGTCCGCCTTTCAACTTGCTCTCGGCGGCCTCCCAGGACTTCTTGAACTCCAGCCGGTCAATGTCCTGGTGTTGGATCGCCCTGCGGAGCTTCGCGAAGCCCGGATCGTATGCAATTACCCATTTTCCGCCGACGTCGGTGATAGTGTCGCCGCAAAGGAGCCCGGACTTCTCCGCTGGACTCCCCGGCATCGGCGCGACCACGACCACCTTCTGGGTCGCCTCATCGTCCTGGCCCTCGCGCTTCAATGCCAGGATGGCGCCGATACCGTGAAACCTTCCTGTGGCGGCATCGTCGAGCAGCTTCGTCTCTTTCGGGTCGACGAATCGCGTATCGGGATCGCCAATGACATCGAGCATCCCCTGGACCGCGCCCCGGGCGAGTTTGGTCTCTACCTCCGGAGTGATCTTCTCGACGTAGTGAGCCTGTATGAGTTTCAGGACGCTGTTCAGCAGGTCGCGGTACTTGGTGTCGCCCTTCGCGGTCCCCATCGAGTCTATCTTGACGGGGGGCTGCTCCGGCGTGAGCTTCAACAGGGCGCTGGCCTGCACCGGAAGGGTGCCTGCGAGCGCCACAAACTCCTGCCTTGAACGCAGTTCCTTGCCTCCCAGGAACGCGCCGGCGGTCACACCGGCGATCACTGTCCATAATGCGATTCTGCCGTAAGTCTTCTTCAAATCAGACTATTCCTCGTCACCGGGCCGACGCCCGGGTATTTCTCATCGAATCTAGAGCGGGTTCTGCGGAGTCCCGTTCTTTCTCAACTCGTAGTGCAGGTGCGGACCCGTGCTGAGGCCGGTGCTGCCTACACCCGCGATCGTCTGCCCCTGCTTGACGGACGCGCCTGCAGAGACCCGGAGAGATGAACAATGCGCGTAGACGGTGCTGACCCCACCTCCGTGGTCAATAATCACGGTGTTTCCGTAGACTCCGTACCATCCCGAATGGATCACCACTCCGCCCGCCGCGGCTCTGATCCCCGTCCCGCCCGGACAAGCGAGATCCACGCCCGTGTGAAAGCTGCGCCCTCCGTGAACGGGATGCGTTCTCCATCCGAACCGCGAACTGATCCGATAGCTCGCACTGATCGGGCACGCATATGATCCACGCCAGGGATTCGCAACCCTCTTTCGGCCGGCCGGAGTCGCCTGCATCCGGCGTATCATCCTCTCCAGTCCGGCCGACGCCTTCTGGAACTCGGCCAACGCCTGCTCGTATGCTGCGCGGTCCTTTTCAATCTGCTGCAGCAGGTACTGCTTCTGCCTTGCGTCCCGCAGAGTAGCCTGCGTGGCCGCAGTCTGCTGGCGCTCCAGTTCGACACGCTGCTGTTCTTTGTGTGCGAGCGTCCTCTCGTAGGCCTCTACAGTTACCTTGTCTTCCTTTATCGCCTGCACGAGTTGGACGTCGCTGTCGAGTATCCTCCGCAGCACGTATCCGCGGCTCAGCAGGTCCCAGAAATCCTCCGATCCCAGAAGCACCCCCGCGTAGCTTACGGTCCCATGCTTGTAAGTGTCCACCAGCCGAACAGACAGCAGGTCTCTCCGCTTCTTCAGCCTGGCTTCCACCAGCGCCAGCTCGGTTCTCGCCCTTGCGAGTTCCGCTCTCGTCACGGAGAGCTGCCCGCGTATATCTGAGAGCCTGGCCCGGTGGACTCCCAGCCTGCGTTGAGCCAGGATCACCTGACTGGAAGCGACGTGTT containing:
- a CDS encoding peptidoglycan DD-metalloendopeptidase family protein translates to MHRYLRSALAAIALISMAAAFSDTSATAASLRELQQRLQANSRNIKEYQTKLRATKRRQHVASSQVILAQRRLGVHRARLSDIRGQLSVTRAELARARTELALVEARLKKRRDLLSVRLVDTYKHGTVSYAGVLLGSEDFWDLLSRGYVLRRILDSDVQLVQAIKEDKVTVEAYERTLAHKEQQRVELERQQTAATQATLRDARQKQYLLQQIEKDRAAYEQALAEFQKASAGLERMIRRMQATPAGRKRVANPWRGSYACPISASYRISSRFGWRTHPVHGGRSFHTGVDLACPGGTGIRAAAGGVVIHSGWYGVYGNTVIIDHGGGVSTVYAHCSSLRVSAGASVKQGQTIAGVGSTGLSTGPHLHYELRKNGTPQNPL